A single genomic interval of Orcinus orca chromosome 19, mOrcOrc1.1, whole genome shotgun sequence harbors:
- the MSL1 gene encoding male-specific lethal 1 homolog isoform X2: protein MTMRSAVFKAAAAPAGGNPEQRLDYERAAALGGPEDEPGAAEAHFLPRHRKLKEPGPPLASSQGGSPAPSPAGCGGKGRGLLLPAGAAPGQQEESWGGSVPLPCPPPATKQAGIGGEPAAAGAGCSPRPKYQAVLPIQTGSLVAAAKEPTPWAGDKGGAAPPGATASDPAGPPPLPLPGPPPLAPTAAAGTLAASEGRWKSTRKSPLGGGGGSGASSQAACLKQILLLQLDLIEQQQQQLQAKEKEIEELKSERDTLLARIERMERRMQLVKKDNEKERHKLFQGYETEEREETEISEKIKLECQPELSETSQTLPPKPFSCGRSGKGHKRKSPFGSTERKIPVKKLAPEFSKVKTKTPKHSPVKEEPCGSLSETVCKRELRSQETPEKPRSSVDTPPRLSTPQKGPSTHPKEKAFSSEIEDLPYLSTTEMYLCRWHQPPPSPLPLRETSPKKEETVAIPSWRDHSVEPLRDPNPSDLLENLDDSVFSKRHAKLELDEKRRKRWDIQRIREQRILQRLQLRMYKKKGIQESEPEVTSFFPEPDDVESLMITPFLPVVAFGRPLPKLTPQNFELPWLDERSRCRLEIQKKQTPHRTCRK, encoded by the exons ATGACCATGAGATCCGCAGTGTTCAAGGCGGCCGCGGCCCCTGCCGGCGGCAACCCTGAGCAGCGACTGGACTACGAGCGAGCTGCGGCGCTGGGCGGGCCCGAGGACGAGCCCGGGGCGGCCGAAGCCCACTTCCTCCCCCGGCACCGTAAGCTCAAGGAGCCGGGGCCTCCGCTGGCCTCCTCCCAGGGCGGGAGCCCTGCGCCCTCCCCGGCCGGCTGCGGCGGCAAGGGCCGGGGCTTGTTACTCCCGGCCGGGGCGGCCCCCGGGCAGCAGGAAGAGAGCTGGGGCGGCTCGGTGCCCTTGCCCTGTCCGCCCCCGGCCACCAAACAAGCTGGCATTGGGGGGGAGCCAGCGGCAGCCGGAGCCGGCTGCAGTCCCCGACCCAAGTATCAGGCGGTGCTGCCCATTCAGACGGGCTCTCTCGTGGCGGCGGCCAAAGAGCCTACGCCCTGGGCTGGGGACAAGGGTGGGGCGGCTCCCCCAGGTGCCACCGCCTCGGACCCGGCGGGACCCCCACCACTACCTCTGCCCGGGCCGCCACCCCTCGCGCCCACCGCCGCCGCCGGAACCCTGGCGGCCAGCGAGGGCCGATGGAAGAGTACGAGGAAGAGCCCTCTCGGGGGTGGCGGCGGCTCGGGAGCCTCCAGTCAGGCCGCCTGCCTCAAACAGATCCTTCTGCTGCAATTGGACCTCAtcgaacagcagcagcagcagctgcaggcCAAGGAGAAGGAGATCGAGGAgctgaagtcagagagagacacg CTCCTTGCTCGGATTGAACGTATGGAAAGGCGGATGCAGCTGGTAAAGAAGGATAACGAGAAGGAAAGGCACAAGCTGTTTCAGGGCTATGAAactgaagagagagaggaaacggAGATATCCGAGAAAATTAAACTGGAGTGCCAGCCGGAGCTTTCCGAGACATCCCAGACTCTGCCTCCCAAGCCTTTCTCCTGTGGGCGGAGTGGAAAGGGACACAAAAG GAAATCCCCATTTGGAAGTACAGAAAGAAAGATTCCTGTTAAAAAGCTGGCTCCTGAATTTTCAAAAGTCAAAACAAAAACTCCTAAGCACTCTCCTGTTAAAGAGGAACCCTGTGGTTCCTTATCTGAAACTGTTTGTAAACGTGAATTGAGGAGCCAGGAAACTCCAGAAAAGCCCCGGTCTTCAGTGGACACCCCGCCAAGACTCTCGACTCCCCAGAAGGGACCCAGCACCCATCCCAAGGAGAAAGCCTTCTCAAGTGAGATAGAAGATTTGCCGTACCTTTCCACCACAGAAATGTATTTGTGTCGTTGGCACCAGCCTCCCCCATCACCGTTACCATTACGGGAAACCTCTCCAAAGAAGGAGGAGACTGTAGCAA ttcctTCTTGGAGGGACCACTCAGTAGAGCCTCTAAGGGACCCAAATCCTTCAGACCTTTTGGAG AACCTGGATGACAGTGTGTTTTCGAAGCGGCATGCAAAACTGGAGCTGgatgagaagagaaggaaaag ATGGGATATTCAGAGGATCAGGGAACAAAGAATTTTACAGCGACTGCAGCTCAGAATgtataaaaagaaaggaattcagGAATCTGAGCCCGAGGTTACCTCATTTTTCCCTGAGCCAGATGATG TTGAAAGTTTGATGATTACCCCCTTCTTGCCTGTTGTAGCATTTGGACGACCATTACCAAAACTAACTCCACA GAATTTTGAGCTGCCCTGGTTGGATGAGCGTAGCCGATGCAGGTTGGAGATCCAGAAGAAGCAAACACCTCATCGGACATGTAGGAAATAG
- the MSL1 gene encoding male-specific lethal 1 homolog isoform X1: MTMRSAVFKAAAAPAGGNPEQRLDYERAAALGGPEDEPGAAEAHFLPRHRKLKEPGPPLASSQGGSPAPSPAGCGGKGRGLLLPAGAAPGQQEESWGGSVPLPCPPPATKQAGIGGEPAAAGAGCSPRPKYQAVLPIQTGSLVAAAKEPTPWAGDKGGAAPPGATASDPAGPPPLPLPGPPPLAPTAAAGTLAASEGRWKSTRKSPLGGGGGSGASSQAACLKQILLLQLDLIEQQQQQLQAKEKEIEELKSERDTLLARIERMERRMQLVKKDNEKERHKLFQGYETEEREETEISEKIKLECQPELSETSQTLPPKPFSCGRSGKGHKRKSPFGSTERKIPVKKLAPEFSKVKTKTPKHSPVKEEPCGSLSETVCKRELRSQETPEKPRSSVDTPPRLSTPQKGPSTHPKEKAFSSEIEDLPYLSTTEMYLCRWHQPPPSPLPLRETSPKKEETVARCLMPSSVAGETSVLAVPSWRDHSVEPLRDPNPSDLLENLDDSVFSKRHAKLELDEKRRKRWDIQRIREQRILQRLQLRMYKKKGIQESEPEVTSFFPEPDDVESLMITPFLPVVAFGRPLPKLTPQNFELPWLDERSRCRLEIQKKQTPHRTCRK; the protein is encoded by the exons ATGACCATGAGATCCGCAGTGTTCAAGGCGGCCGCGGCCCCTGCCGGCGGCAACCCTGAGCAGCGACTGGACTACGAGCGAGCTGCGGCGCTGGGCGGGCCCGAGGACGAGCCCGGGGCGGCCGAAGCCCACTTCCTCCCCCGGCACCGTAAGCTCAAGGAGCCGGGGCCTCCGCTGGCCTCCTCCCAGGGCGGGAGCCCTGCGCCCTCCCCGGCCGGCTGCGGCGGCAAGGGCCGGGGCTTGTTACTCCCGGCCGGGGCGGCCCCCGGGCAGCAGGAAGAGAGCTGGGGCGGCTCGGTGCCCTTGCCCTGTCCGCCCCCGGCCACCAAACAAGCTGGCATTGGGGGGGAGCCAGCGGCAGCCGGAGCCGGCTGCAGTCCCCGACCCAAGTATCAGGCGGTGCTGCCCATTCAGACGGGCTCTCTCGTGGCGGCGGCCAAAGAGCCTACGCCCTGGGCTGGGGACAAGGGTGGGGCGGCTCCCCCAGGTGCCACCGCCTCGGACCCGGCGGGACCCCCACCACTACCTCTGCCCGGGCCGCCACCCCTCGCGCCCACCGCCGCCGCCGGAACCCTGGCGGCCAGCGAGGGCCGATGGAAGAGTACGAGGAAGAGCCCTCTCGGGGGTGGCGGCGGCTCGGGAGCCTCCAGTCAGGCCGCCTGCCTCAAACAGATCCTTCTGCTGCAATTGGACCTCAtcgaacagcagcagcagcagctgcaggcCAAGGAGAAGGAGATCGAGGAgctgaagtcagagagagacacg CTCCTTGCTCGGATTGAACGTATGGAAAGGCGGATGCAGCTGGTAAAGAAGGATAACGAGAAGGAAAGGCACAAGCTGTTTCAGGGCTATGAAactgaagagagagaggaaacggAGATATCCGAGAAAATTAAACTGGAGTGCCAGCCGGAGCTTTCCGAGACATCCCAGACTCTGCCTCCCAAGCCTTTCTCCTGTGGGCGGAGTGGAAAGGGACACAAAAG GAAATCCCCATTTGGAAGTACAGAAAGAAAGATTCCTGTTAAAAAGCTGGCTCCTGAATTTTCAAAAGTCAAAACAAAAACTCCTAAGCACTCTCCTGTTAAAGAGGAACCCTGTGGTTCCTTATCTGAAACTGTTTGTAAACGTGAATTGAGGAGCCAGGAAACTCCAGAAAAGCCCCGGTCTTCAGTGGACACCCCGCCAAGACTCTCGACTCCCCAGAAGGGACCCAGCACCCATCCCAAGGAGAAAGCCTTCTCAAGTGAGATAGAAGATTTGCCGTACCTTTCCACCACAGAAATGTATTTGTGTCGTTGGCACCAGCCTCCCCCATCACCGTTACCATTACGGGAAACCTCTCCAAAGAAGGAGGAGACTGTAGCAA GGTGTCTGATGCCATCAAGTGTTGCAGGAGAAACTTCAGTCTTGGCTG ttcctTCTTGGAGGGACCACTCAGTAGAGCCTCTAAGGGACCCAAATCCTTCAGACCTTTTGGAG AACCTGGATGACAGTGTGTTTTCGAAGCGGCATGCAAAACTGGAGCTGgatgagaagagaaggaaaag ATGGGATATTCAGAGGATCAGGGAACAAAGAATTTTACAGCGACTGCAGCTCAGAATgtataaaaagaaaggaattcagGAATCTGAGCCCGAGGTTACCTCATTTTTCCCTGAGCCAGATGATG TTGAAAGTTTGATGATTACCCCCTTCTTGCCTGTTGTAGCATTTGGACGACCATTACCAAAACTAACTCCACA GAATTTTGAGCTGCCCTGGTTGGATGAGCGTAGCCGATGCAGGTTGGAGATCCAGAAGAAGCAAACACCTCATCGGACATGTAGGAAATAG